From Longimicrobium sp., a single genomic window includes:
- a CDS encoding nucleotidyltransferase family protein: MPAAADTAGRSAVSAALAVRRWAWAVFFGEEAGEAPGDRAGWELFLRVERCALPLHARLGDSGATRLPPEIATLLRQRAGIETQRVLSARAGLALISRAAASLGGAAVVVLKGGVVLTPGAEPLDLADVDVLLEPGAAGRLGEALDASGYQPYSHADEWHARPRIAPGAVPVEIHTGLPPDQAEPGVLERAVALPGWPALRRPAPLDHAWHLLVHSALHHPLRRGGLRDLLLLAAALRECTADEVEEIGARAGAHRFALPLGEVLEAGRALAAGTPGTDCFGRIAAAAYGLQFWTVRLRLPPWVRAELALTVVPLVGAPADRSEFRALLARNAHGSHLPPLAWAERRVPRLGAALRTAVRGARYAFWTAAALPLAAGAGRAAARVPSGARLSQSRTPC; this comes from the coding sequence GTGCCCGCCGCGGCTGACACCGCCGGGCGCTCCGCCGTCTCCGCCGCGCTGGCGGTCCGCCGCTGGGCGTGGGCGGTCTTCTTCGGGGAAGAGGCGGGCGAGGCGCCGGGGGATCGGGCGGGATGGGAGCTCTTCCTCCGCGTCGAACGCTGCGCCCTCCCCCTCCACGCCCGGCTGGGAGATTCGGGGGCGACGCGCCTCCCCCCCGAGATCGCCACGCTCCTTCGCCAGCGCGCCGGGATCGAGACGCAGCGCGTGCTCTCCGCCCGCGCCGGGCTGGCCCTCATCTCCCGCGCGGCGGCGTCGCTCGGCGGGGCCGCCGTGGTGGTGCTGAAGGGCGGCGTGGTCCTCACCCCCGGCGCCGAGCCGCTGGACCTGGCCGACGTGGACGTGCTGCTGGAGCCGGGCGCCGCCGGGCGCCTGGGCGAGGCGCTGGACGCGTCGGGATACCAGCCGTACAGCCACGCGGACGAGTGGCACGCGCGGCCCCGGATCGCCCCGGGCGCGGTGCCGGTGGAGATCCACACCGGGCTCCCACCGGACCAGGCGGAGCCCGGGGTGCTGGAGCGCGCCGTCGCCCTTCCCGGCTGGCCGGCGCTCCGCCGCCCCGCGCCGCTGGACCACGCCTGGCACCTGCTGGTGCACTCCGCGCTGCACCACCCGCTGCGCCGCGGCGGCCTGCGCGACCTGCTGCTCCTGGCCGCCGCGCTGCGCGAGTGCACGGCGGACGAGGTGGAGGAGATCGGCGCGCGGGCCGGCGCCCACCGCTTCGCCCTGCCGCTGGGCGAGGTGCTGGAGGCGGGGCGAGCGCTGGCCGCCGGCACGCCGGGCACCGATTGTTTCGGGCGAATTGCTGCGGCGGCATACGGGCTGCAGTTCTGGACGGTGCGTTTGCGGCTTCCACCCTGGGTGCGCGCCGAGCTGGCGCTGACCGTGGTTCCGCTGGTGGGGGCCCCCGCCGACCGGAGCGAGTTCCGGGCGCTCCTCGCGCGCAACGCACACGGCTCGCACCTGCCGCCGCTGGCCTGGGCCGAGCGGCGCGTGCCGCGGCTGGGTGCCGCGCTGCGCACCGCCGTGCGCGGCGCACGCTACGCCTTCTGGACCGCCGCGGCGCTCCCGCTGGCCGCCGGCGCCGGGCGCGCCGCCGCCCGGGTGCCGTCCGGAGCGCGGCTTTCACAATCCCGCACCCCATGTTAG
- a CDS encoding polysaccharide deacetylase family protein, with protein sequence MGDKTFCFSVDVDWVRGSEVALPALYDLCDELGIRGTFFSVGGFASEYGELLAEAVRRGHEVGSHGWEHGLRNYENYGSSPYADQLRWLELTTGAVEKATGVRPHSFRAPNLWVGETTLRVLETLGYTHDSSVPARRYDAGMGQLGHQTRYFRAPRDPYHPSREHLAVPGDSPVVEVPPSAFVVPMNMSGLRAFGLRPLRWANRRIRARADTLVFYVHPAEFVSAEAQALKADIPRRHRRGIGPQNVELLRRYLSDVLSLGYTPVRVDQTAPGGRTSAAPARAAQPRAARGRAG encoded by the coding sequence ATGGGTGATAAGACGTTTTGCTTCAGCGTGGACGTGGACTGGGTGCGCGGCTCCGAGGTCGCCCTTCCAGCGCTCTACGACCTCTGCGACGAGCTGGGGATCCGCGGCACCTTCTTCTCCGTGGGCGGCTTCGCGTCCGAGTACGGCGAGCTGCTGGCCGAGGCGGTGCGCCGCGGCCACGAGGTGGGCAGCCATGGCTGGGAGCACGGGCTGCGCAACTACGAGAACTACGGGAGCTCGCCGTACGCCGATCAGCTCCGCTGGCTGGAGCTGACCACCGGCGCGGTCGAGAAGGCCACCGGGGTGCGGCCGCACTCCTTCCGCGCGCCCAACCTGTGGGTGGGCGAGACCACGCTGCGGGTGCTGGAGACGCTGGGCTACACCCACGACTCGTCGGTGCCGGCGCGCCGCTACGACGCGGGGATGGGGCAGCTGGGGCACCAGACCCGGTACTTCCGCGCCCCGCGCGACCCCTACCATCCGTCGCGCGAGCACCTGGCCGTGCCGGGTGACAGCCCGGTGGTGGAGGTGCCGCCCTCCGCGTTCGTGGTGCCCATGAACATGAGCGGCCTGCGCGCGTTCGGCCTGCGCCCGCTGCGCTGGGCCAACCGCCGCATCCGGGCGCGCGCCGACACCCTGGTGTTCTACGTGCACCCCGCCGAGTTCGTGAGCGCGGAGGCGCAGGCGCTGAAGGCGGACATCCCCCGGCGCCACCGCCGCGGGATCGGGCCGCAGAACGTGGAGCTGCTGCGCCGCTACCTGTCCGACGTGCTGTCGCTGGGGTACACGCCGGTCCGGGTGGACCAGACGGCGCCCGGCGGCCGGACCTCCGCGGCGCCGGCCCGCGCCGCCCAGCCGCGCGCGGCGCGAGGACGCGCGGGATGA
- a CDS encoding formyltransferase family protein, translating into MTDDAGARPLRVVLATAPDDALGGVFWRAYRDADGPPLAAVFAVAGKVRPRGPVWQRAATPLLLCGVGGCLRLAAAAARLPRGRDRAAGLHLRREQAWPGTPEVHAVASLNASIEQLRALRPDVLVSVGAPEIFRAAVLEVPRVAAVNVHNGRLPLYRGSFGTFWEMMEGEPAGYVSIHEMVPKVDAGRLLASFPVAMGPSSDFLDVMVEKKRRGGALLAELLRQVEREGRLPAGMLGEGTPADRTGLFPMPAFTDVRAFARRRRARA; encoded by the coding sequence ATGACGGACGACGCGGGCGCGCGTCCGCTGCGGGTGGTGCTGGCCACCGCGCCGGACGATGCGCTGGGGGGCGTGTTCTGGCGGGCGTACCGCGATGCGGACGGACCACCGCTCGCGGCCGTGTTCGCCGTCGCTGGAAAGGTGCGGCCGCGCGGGCCGGTGTGGCAGCGCGCCGCCACGCCGCTCCTGCTCTGCGGCGTGGGCGGCTGCCTGCGGCTCGCGGCGGCCGCGGCCAGGCTCCCCCGCGGCCGCGACCGCGCGGCGGGGCTGCACCTGCGGCGCGAGCAGGCGTGGCCGGGCACGCCGGAGGTGCACGCGGTGGCCTCGCTCAACGCCTCGATCGAGCAGCTGCGCGCGCTCCGCCCCGACGTGCTGGTGTCGGTGGGCGCGCCCGAGATCTTCCGGGCGGCGGTGCTGGAGGTGCCGCGCGTGGCCGCGGTGAACGTCCACAACGGGCGGCTGCCGCTGTACCGGGGGAGCTTCGGCACCTTCTGGGAGATGATGGAGGGCGAGCCCGCGGGCTACGTCTCCATCCACGAGATGGTGCCGAAGGTCGACGCGGGCCGGCTGCTGGCGTCGTTCCCGGTGGCGATGGGCCCGTCCAGCGACTTCCTGGACGTGATGGTGGAGAAGAAGCGCCGCGGCGGCGCCCTCCTGGCCGAGCTGCTCCGCCAGGTGGAGCGCGAGGGAAGGCTTCCGGCGGGGATGCTGGGAGAGGGCACGCCGGCGGACCGCACGGGGCTCTTTCCCATGCCCGCCTTCACCGACGTCCGCGCCTTCGCCCGCCGGCGCCGCGCCCGCGCCTGA
- the hemB gene encoding porphobilinogen synthase translates to MSSHPAYRPRRLRRTEPLRALVRETTVLPGDLILPLFAVPGSGVRRPVGSMPGVEQTSPDELLKDAEEALRLGLGGVLLFGLPAAKDPEGSGAYDEQGIVQTAVRLLKRELPELLVITDVCLCEYTSHGHCGIIVDGDVDNDRTVPLLARTAVSHAQAGADVVAPSDMMDGRVGAIRAALDHAGLEQTAILSYAAKYASAFYGPFRDAAGSAPEFGDRRTAQMDPGNVAEALREVRLDIAEGADMVMVKPALAYLDVVRRVKDETGFPVCAYHVSGEYAMIEAAAERGWIDGPRAHEEALTSIRRAGADLVISYYARRFARARRG, encoded by the coding sequence ATGTCCAGTCACCCCGCGTACCGGCCGCGCCGGCTGCGCCGCACCGAGCCGCTGCGCGCGCTGGTGCGCGAGACCACGGTTCTCCCCGGCGACCTGATCCTCCCGCTCTTCGCCGTCCCCGGCAGCGGCGTGCGCCGCCCCGTGGGATCGATGCCGGGCGTGGAGCAGACCTCGCCCGACGAGCTGCTGAAGGACGCCGAGGAGGCGCTCCGGCTGGGGCTGGGCGGCGTGCTTCTCTTCGGGCTTCCGGCCGCCAAGGACCCGGAGGGGAGCGGGGCCTACGACGAGCAGGGGATCGTGCAGACCGCCGTCCGCCTGCTGAAGCGCGAGCTTCCCGAGCTTCTCGTGATCACCGACGTCTGCCTCTGCGAGTACACCAGCCACGGCCACTGCGGCATCATCGTCGACGGCGACGTGGACAACGACCGCACCGTTCCGCTGCTGGCGCGCACCGCCGTCTCCCACGCCCAGGCGGGGGCGGACGTCGTCGCGCCGTCGGACATGATGGACGGGCGGGTGGGGGCGATCCGCGCGGCGCTGGACCACGCGGGGCTGGAGCAGACCGCCATCCTCTCCTACGCCGCCAAGTACGCCAGCGCCTTCTACGGCCCCTTCCGCGACGCCGCGGGAAGCGCCCCCGAGTTCGGCGACCGGCGCACCGCGCAGATGGACCCCGGCAACGTGGCCGAGGCGCTGCGCGAGGTGCGGCTCGACATCGCCGAGGGCGCCGACATGGTGATGGTGAAGCCCGCGCTGGCGTACCTGGACGTGGTGCGGCGGGTGAAGGACGAGACAGGCTTTCCCGTCTGCGCCTACCACGTCTCCGGCGAGTACGCCATGATCGAGGCCGCCGCGGAGCGGGGGTGGATCGACGGCCCGCGCGCGCACGAGGAGGCGCTCACCTCCATCCGCCGCGCCGGCGCCGACCTGGTCATCAGCTACTACGCGCGCCGCTTCGCCCGTGCCCGCCGCGGCTGA
- a CDS encoding capsule assembly Wzi family protein, whose translation MRMGRQGVAVICVAAAFSARAAAQDTTAVAVDTAVVTDTVIASADTSPAVTDTRMRGGSSFHASPLLPEDHWAVRAAWRAEALGLTRFLPAQRAVPRAEVARALAEAAANASSPSLRALATGWEARFVEEFPEYGLANRASGPVTLLGGQAAAGVDDASGRVGAVIGYQINRQDPRPLPDVSAARVSLLGGVALPWASASAEGAYRGGEAVLRQWDVAVGAGPFQLSVGRAPVGYGYGRTGGIVYSDPDALPRIELQTTRPFRLPSLLRYLGPVTLHTFAGPVNDPARHPTNPDLWGLRAAMQPHPRVTLAINRGSMFGGDAEPVTAGRVLRMLVGVVHSRFENQILSLEGRYRLPTETVVPATLYVEWGADDAAGALDEEPARIIGLFLPALPGVPNAALGAEYTYFKHACCGHGVWYTSATFRGNWAVHDRPLGHPLGGEGAEYAAYVQGDALDARLRLDARAFLRDRSDYSLHIPRYNGGNLYTPTRTGRSEGGRLDAAFRLFPRAEARARWQLEHGDWGTEHSLQATFAWLF comes from the coding sequence ATGAGGATGGGGAGACAGGGCGTGGCGGTGATCTGCGTGGCCGCCGCGTTTTCCGCGCGCGCCGCGGCGCAGGACACGACCGCCGTCGCCGTCGACACCGCCGTGGTGACGGACACCGTGATCGCGTCGGCCGATACCTCGCCGGCGGTGACGGACACGCGGATGCGCGGCGGCTCGTCGTTCCACGCATCTCCCCTCCTTCCCGAGGACCACTGGGCGGTGCGGGCCGCGTGGCGCGCCGAGGCGCTGGGCCTCACCCGCTTCCTCCCCGCGCAGCGCGCCGTGCCGCGCGCCGAGGTGGCCCGCGCGCTGGCCGAGGCCGCCGCGAACGCATCGTCTCCCTCGCTCCGCGCGCTGGCGACCGGATGGGAGGCGCGCTTCGTGGAGGAGTTCCCCGAGTACGGGCTCGCGAACCGCGCCTCCGGGCCGGTGACGCTGCTCGGCGGACAGGCGGCCGCGGGGGTGGACGACGCCTCCGGGCGCGTGGGCGCCGTGATCGGCTACCAGATCAACCGGCAGGACCCGCGTCCGCTCCCCGACGTCTCGGCCGCGCGCGTGTCGCTGCTCGGCGGCGTGGCGCTGCCGTGGGCCAGCGCCAGCGCCGAGGGTGCCTACCGCGGGGGCGAGGCGGTGCTGCGGCAGTGGGACGTGGCCGTGGGGGCCGGGCCCTTCCAGCTCTCCGTGGGGCGCGCGCCGGTCGGCTACGGCTACGGGCGCACGGGGGGAATCGTCTACTCCGACCCCGACGCGCTTCCGCGCATCGAGCTGCAGACCACGCGGCCCTTCCGCCTTCCGTCGCTCCTCCGCTACCTGGGCCCCGTCACCCTGCACACCTTCGCGGGGCCGGTGAACGACCCGGCGCGGCATCCCACCAACCCGGACCTGTGGGGGCTGCGCGCGGCCATGCAGCCGCATCCTCGCGTGACGCTGGCCATCAACCGCGGCTCCATGTTCGGCGGCGACGCGGAGCCGGTGACCGCCGGCCGCGTGCTGCGCATGCTGGTGGGCGTCGTGCACAGCCGCTTCGAGAACCAGATCCTCTCGCTCGAGGGGCGCTACCGCCTGCCCACCGAAACCGTCGTTCCCGCCACGCTGTACGTGGAGTGGGGCGCCGACGACGCGGCGGGGGCGCTGGACGAGGAGCCGGCGCGCATCATCGGCCTCTTCCTCCCGGCCCTCCCCGGCGTGCCGAACGCGGCGCTGGGGGCGGAGTACACCTACTTCAAGCACGCCTGCTGCGGCCACGGCGTGTGGTACACCAGCGCCACCTTCCGCGGCAACTGGGCGGTGCACGACCGGCCGCTGGGGCACCCGCTGGGCGGCGAGGGCGCCGAGTACGCGGCGTACGTCCAGGGCGACGCGCTGGACGCGCGGCTGCGGCTGGACGCGCGCGCCTTCCTGCGCGACCGCTCGGACTACAGCCTGCACATCCCCCGCTACAACGGGGGGAACCTGTACACGCCCACCCGCACCGGGCGCAGCGAGGGCGGCCGGCTGGACGCCGCCTTCCGCCTCTTCCCGCGCGCCGAGGCCCGCGCCCGGTGGCAGCTGGAGCACGGCGACTGGGGGACGGAGCACTCGCTGCAGGCCACCTTCGCCTGGCTGTTCTGA